The Verrucomicrobiales bacterium genome includes a region encoding these proteins:
- the gatA gene encoding Asp-tRNA(Asn)/Glu-tRNA(Gln) amidotransferase subunit GatA translates to MLNQLTISELGQQLDSRQVSARQATQACLDRIAKVDPQVKAFLKTEASDALAQADEADRLIQSGASRAAHPLLGVPIAIKDVIAVKGHSLTCASKILGNYISPYDATVIEKLRSAGAVILGRLNMDEFAMGSSTENSAFFTTRNPWDTSRIPGGSSGGSAAAVAADEVIATLGSDTGGSIRQPAALCGCVGFKPTYGSVSRFGLVAFASSLDQIGPFTKDVRDAARLLGVISGHDRRDSTSIPRAVPNYEAALGRDLKGLKLGIAKEFLVGGLDPEVKAAVDAAVKQLTSLGAEVVEVSLPHTEYAVAVYYIIATAEASANLARFDGVRYCARVDGPDPISMYERTRGRGFGPEVKRRIILGTYVLSSGYYDAYYLRAQKVRTLIRQDFLNAFEKVDAIVTPTTPTAAFRAGEKTSDPLQMYLSDIYTISCNLAGIPGISLPCGFTQSPKLPIGLQLLGKPFGEETLLQIAHAYEQSTPWHRERPTL, encoded by the coding sequence ATGTTGAATCAATTGACGATTTCCGAGTTGGGCCAGCAGTTGGATTCCCGACAGGTCTCCGCCCGCCAGGCCACCCAGGCATGCTTGGATCGGATCGCAAAGGTAGACCCTCAGGTCAAAGCCTTTCTCAAAACCGAGGCGAGCGATGCTTTAGCGCAGGCTGATGAGGCTGACCGTCTGATCCAGTCGGGCGCCAGTCGGGCCGCTCACCCGTTGTTGGGAGTTCCCATTGCGATCAAGGACGTCATTGCCGTCAAAGGTCATTCCCTGACGTGCGCTTCCAAGATTCTCGGCAACTATATATCCCCTTACGACGCGACGGTCATCGAAAAGCTTCGCTCGGCGGGAGCGGTCATCCTGGGCCGGCTCAACATGGACGAGTTCGCCATGGGCAGCTCGACGGAGAACTCCGCATTCTTCACCACTCGCAACCCCTGGGATACGTCCCGCATCCCGGGTGGGTCGTCCGGCGGAAGTGCGGCGGCGGTTGCAGCCGATGAGGTCATCGCGACACTTGGATCGGACACGGGAGGGAGCATTCGTCAACCGGCCGCGCTCTGCGGTTGTGTCGGGTTCAAGCCGACCTACGGATCGGTCTCCCGTTTCGGGCTGGTGGCCTTTGCGTCATCGCTCGACCAGATCGGTCCGTTCACCAAGGACGTGCGCGATGCGGCCAGGCTGCTGGGTGTGATTTCCGGCCATGATCGTCGGGACTCCACGAGCATTCCGCGTGCGGTGCCCAATTACGAAGCGGCTCTGGGACGGGATCTCAAGGGGCTCAAGCTGGGCATCGCGAAAGAGTTTCTGGTCGGTGGATTGGATCCTGAGGTGAAGGCGGCCGTGGATGCTGCGGTGAAGCAGTTGACCTCCTTGGGGGCCGAAGTGGTGGAGGTTTCCCTGCCGCATACGGAGTACGCTGTGGCGGTGTATTATATCATCGCGACCGCCGAGGCTTCGGCCAATTTGGCTCGATTCGACGGCGTTCGCTATTGCGCCCGAGTGGATGGTCCAGACCCTATCTCGATGTATGAGCGCACGCGCGGTCGCGGGTTCGGTCCCGAGGTCAAGCGACGCATCATTCTGGGGACCTATGTTCTGAGCAGCGGCTACTACGATGCTTACTACCTCCGGGCGCAAAAAGTTCGGACCTTGATTCGGCAAGACTTCTTGAACGCCTTCGAGAAGGTGGATGCCATCGTGACGCCCACGACACCGACGGCCGCGTTTCGCGCTGGCGAGAAAACCAGCGATCCGCTCCAGATGTATCTGAGCGACATCTACACCATCTCGTGCAATCTGGCGGGCATCCCGGGCATTAGCCTGCCGTGCGGCTTCACCCAGTCGCCGAAGCTTCCCATTGGCCTGCAGCTCCTAGGCAAGCCCTTTGGTGAGGAGACTCTGCTCCAGATCGCGCATGCGTATGAGCAGAGCACCCCGTGGCATCGGGAGCGTCCGACACTGTGA